The genomic stretch TTCCAGATGTTATGTTTCATACCAGCAGTGAATTTGAAGAGTAGTTGGTAGATGATAGATGTTGGTTGTTAGTTGTCCCGACATGAAGCAGGCTCATATTAGGATAACTTGATAATGTAATGTTGGGAGTTGGTATTTGTTGTTACACCCCTCGCTGAACGAGAACAATTATAAATCAAAGAATCATCCGTTTGGAAAACGGAGTTTTCCTATCGCCCCAGCGTATCCAGCTTTGAAAATTTAGTATGAAGCATTGAAGTTTCTTAAAGCGGGAAGAGACTACGCAGAGCTACTGCTAAAATAATTGAAACAATTTTAAAAGAACCAGGATCCGCTCTCCTCTCCGCGTAGTGGAGAGGAGCTGGAGGTGAGCAGAGGTGAGCGCAATGACGAAATGATTCATTATCAACAATTTGCTTAGCTGCCCAAATTGAGTTATAGAGTAGTTGGTAGTTGTTGGATGATTGAAGTTGGTTGTTGGTTGTTAGTTGTTCCGACATGATGAAGCCTCTTATTATCAATAACTTGAAAATGTCGGATTTGTTAGTTGTATGTAGAAAGGAGGCCGTTACTAACTAACGTTAGTTAGTCAAATGATATCCCTTGTTAAACTTTAGGAACTAATTGATCATAAAAGAAGTAGTCTTCAGGCCAAGACTTTTTAACTAAATATTGGAATTCAAGTTTAATAAAACTGAAACTACTATTACAAATTCCTTATTTTTACGTGCTTTCCACTAGATGCATTTGAAAGATGAAAAACTTACAATGAATTCATTGAAAAATAAACTTTAGTTAACTTGAAAAATAATATAGCCTGGATTTATCTTTTTATAGCTGCACTGATGGAGATGTTGTGGATGATTTCCTTAAAGTTTATGAGCGTAAAAGCCATTAAACAGATCGTTTGGTCTCAGTTTTTTATGCATGTGGATGGAATCAAGACTTTGTGGCCATTGTTAGGTTACCTGGTTTTTGGATTGTTGAATGTCGTATTTATTTCTTATGCAATGAAAACAATACCGATGTCCATAGCATTTGCAGTGTGGATGGCTTTGGCACTGTTCGGTTCGGCTTGTGTGGATGCATTTATTTTTAAACAGCACTTAAACGTCATCCAACTTATATGTTTGGGATTGATATTGGTGGGTGTCATTGGTTTAAAAACCGCAAAAAGTTAAGTGTTGGATTCATTCAATTTGGCAGATGGATCTTTAGTCTAAGACCAGGGGTTGTGAAAATTAAAATTTTTGTTAGTAAATTAAAAATGGGTTAAGCAGTCAGAGACCATTCATCGCAATGGTTGGATAAGCTCTACTCAAATGGCGCCCCAATAGACTTCCTTCAATTTTTTATTTCTAATGAAGATTCAGAGATCTTGATGCCAGTCCGTAAGTGAAACTGCCAGGGAGCATTAAGAGGATATTTAAATCTAATGAAATTTTAATATTTAATAAAATATTAATATGTAATATATACATATATAATACATTAAACTAGTAATTGGTGTCTTGATCTGCCCCTAAAATTCAATTGAACCATTCATAAATAATTTAATTTTTAAATAATTAAATTTAAGACTATCTAGTATTAAATATCCTCTTTTACATTTGCACAATTAAGTTATTTTAGTCTTAAAACAATAATTCCTATGAAAAAACTACTTTTATTTAAATGGCTTTTTGTGATGGCTATTTCGGTGATGGTCATCAGCTCCTGCCAAAAATCTGAAAACGAAGCAACCACCGGAACGGAACTCAGCACGTATGAAAGTGATGTATACCACGAGTGGACAAATGTTTTTTTAAACTTGGACAGATATGCTTCCTTTTTCCGACCCGGTCCTGCACCCAGAGCTTTGGCCTACATGAATCTAAGTGCATATGAAGCTTGCCTGGGTGGATTACCTGAATACCAGACTTTGCAATACAGACTTGGTATTCCGGATATGCCTGCCAGCCAAAACAATTTATATTGGCCTGCGGTCATCAATGCTTCTCATGCTTATTTGATGAATAAATTTTTTGAAACGGTGACCTTTAAAGATAAAGATGGCAACATTTTAAATAAACAAGAAATGTTAAACACCATACAAGCAAAGGAAAACGAACTAAAAGCATATTATCGCAGAGAAACTTCAGATCAGACCTTGCTTAATTCTGAAGCTCATGGCCAGGAGGTTGCGGCTGCCATTTGGCGATTTTCAATAAGCGATGTCGTTGGGCATAATGCACACCTCAATCCATTTCCGGTTCCAGTTAGTGCAACAGGCTGCCAATGGATACCAACAGATCCGCTCACTGTTGCCGATAGAGGTCTGTATTCCCAGTGGGGACAGGTTCGCAGATTTGGATTGGATCGAGATGATCTGGATGCACTCATTGCACCTTTTAATTGTGATCCAGAGCCTAACTCAGCCATGTATCTTCAAGCGTATGAATGTTATACTTTGACCAATTTAGCCCGATTTGATCCCAGAGGTGAAAACGAACATATGGCAGAATTCTGGAGCGACGACAGAGTGGGTTGGACTTTTAGTCCACCAGCCAGGTTAGTGGCAATTGCTGATCAGATCGTTCAAAAAGAAAATTTTGAGTTGGATAAAACTTGTGTTTTGTATGCACAAATCAGTATGGCATTGAACGATGCAGCGGTGATTGCTTGGTATAATAAATACAAATACAACATTGAAAGGCCCATTACTTATATTCATCGAAACATTGATGCTAAATTTTCGATACCCTGGTTAGGTTTTACGCCTCCATTTCCAGCTTATCCATCAGGTCATTCAACTTTTGCATTTTCAGGAGTTGGGATATTGGAAGCTTTTGTAGGTAGCTCTTATCCATTTACAGATAATTGTCATGCAAATCGGACGGATTTTAATGGAAGAGCCAGAAGTTATAATAGTTTGCGAGATCTGGCTAACGAAAATGCTTATAGCCGATTGCCACTAGGTGTACATTTTAGAATGGATTACGAAAGCGGAAACTTTTGTGGAATTTTAGCAGCACGAAAAGTTCTGCTCTTGCCATGGAAAAACTAAGTGAATAGTTAATGAATTGCAAATCGTTCAAATGGTGGATTGCTCGCCCGGGCAGTCCACTTTTTTATGAGTCGAATAATATGTGAACCCATAGTTTTACTATAAGAATTATTTGTAGAATTTATCCATTGTATAGGCTGCATTATCAATTATAATTTTATTAGCATATTCTAATTTTTTTGATCAAAAAATAAGAATATTTTTACGCGTATGTGATAAAGTTTTTTAATCAATTTGAATGAAGTATGGATTCTAAAATATTTTTAAACTGGAGTTTATTGATTAGTTTAAGTTTGGTATCCAGGACGATTTGCTCACAGGACACTACGGCATTTAAAAACTTGGATACATTACTTAAAAGAGAACTGGGAATCATTACTATACAGGCTACATATCTTCAAAAAGAATTAGAAAGATTAAATCCCATACAGGGAACTTACATTTATTCCGGAAAAAAAAATGAGATTATAAATCTTGCAAATAAATCATTTGCCATTTCTGAAAAGTATCCAAGACAAATTTTTTCGAAAGTGCCAGGTATTTTCGTTTATGATATGGATGGTACTGGAAATCAAATGAATGTTTCTACACGAGGTTTAGATCCGCACCGTTCCTGGGAATTTAATATTAGAAAAGATGGGATCATTACAAATTCTGATATGTATGGATATCCAGCCAGTCATTACAATATTCCCTTAGAGGCCGTTGAAAGGATCGAATTAGTTCGGGGATCTGCATCCTTGCAATATGGAGCACAATTCGGAGGGATGTTGAATTATATCAGTAAGCAAGCAGATACTTCTAAGAATTTCTCTTATGAAGGTATCCATTCTATGGGAAGTTATCATTTATTGAGCACATTCAACAGAGTGAGTGGCACTATCGGTAAGCTTAGGTATTCTGCATGGATGAACAGTAAATCAAATGAAGGTTATCGTAAAAATGGTGACTCAAAGTTTAACGCAGAAGCCATTTCTATATCATATTATCCAACGAATAATTTACATTTTATTGCAGAATGGACACATTCAAATTACATCATTCATCTTCCCGGACAACTTAACGACAGTATGTTTTATGCTGATCCAAGACAATCTACCAGGGCCAGAAATTATTATAATCCGGATATTCATGTTCCATCTTTTAAAGTGAATTGGGATATTAATCAAAACTCAAAAATCAGTTTTACTTCCTCAGCTATTTTGGGCTTTCGCAACAGTGTGATATTCGATAAACCTATTACTATAAGAGATACGATATCAACTAGTACTTTGCAATATGCAAATAGACAAGTTGACATTGATGAATTCAATAGTTTTACGGCCGAGCTACGATGTTTACATTCCTACAAAGTATTTAATTCGGTATGGAATTTAGCAACAGGTGTACAGTTTATAAAAAATAACTTGCACCGTCAGCAGTTAGGCAAAGGAACTACGGGACTTGATTTCGACTTATCACTCGTTGAAAGTGGATTTGGAAGAGATATGAATTTGAAATCTCAAAATATAGCAATTTTTATTGAGAATAAATTTAACCTGACATCACAGTTTTCTATGAATGCAGGCCTTCGTTATGAAAAAGGCCATTCAGATATGATTGGTAAAATCATATATTATCAGGATAGTTTATTGCCCAATACCATCACACATGATTTTCCACTATTGGGTTTCAATGTGGAGTATAATGTTTCCAAGCTGATTCAAATCTACGGTGGTTGGTCGCAAGCGTACAGACCGGTTATTTTTAAAGATATTATTCCAGGATCAACATTTGAATCTGTTGATAAAAATTTAAGAGACGCAAAGGGCGATAATGCGGATTTAGGAATCAGAGGTTCATATGGAATTTTTAAATGGGATGTTTCGTTTTTCCGATTGAGCTATAAAAATAAATTAGGTTTGATATTAAAGGAAGACCAGCATGGTTTATTGAATATTTATCGGACAAATATCGGAAATGCAATTACGAATGGACTTGAGATGTATATCGAAATGACACCTGTTTATGAAAATGAGTTTTACCTGAGTTTTTTTACAGCGGCGGCATTTATGGATGCCAAATACAAAGATGCTACGATCAGAGTAGCAAACGAAAATCTATCTATTAATGGAAATAAAGTTGAAAGTGTCCCAGAATGGATCATCAGAAGTGGAGTACATTTGAAATACAAAAAGTTTGGCGTGTCATTATTGCACAGTTATACAGCCGAAAGTTTTGCAGATCCTGCGAATACTCTTTTACCTGATCGGAACGGTGCTGTAGGTTTGGTTCCTGCCTATCATTTGATGGATGTTAATTTGGATTTCAGAATATCCAAACAATTAAAGTTTGTATTTAATATCAACAATTTTTTTGATAAACAGCATTTTACCAAAAGGCCACAATTTTATCCCGGTCCCGGCATTTGGCCTTCTGATGGAAGAACTTTGTCGGGAAGCATCATCATAAATTTATAAAATAGTCGCTACTATAGCAAATTATAAATTAAGGTTGTTGTGGGAGGGCTTTAATATGTGCTTTATAAGCTACTCCATAAATCGCAGCTTTATCTTGTGCTATGATTCCTTTAACATCGTAAAAATTCCCTGTTGATGAGATGGCTTTTATGCCAAGTCGTGTTTCATCTTTTCCAATGGCTTTAATATGCATGATGTTTCCATCGCGTTGAATTCCTTTAACATCTAAAATTTCACCATCTGCATGGATTGCTTTAATGTCTAAGATTTCACCATTTTCTGCAATTGCCTTTACAGGAGCAAGCTTATCGCTTGATTCCAGTATCTTAACTGCGAATAGTTTCTTACCTACAAAAGCTTTGATTTCCAACAAATGGTAATCTCCGCCAAGTGCAAATGCCTTAACCGGATATTTAATTCCTTCTTTGTCGATAGCCTGAACTTTGTAACTTTTGCCATTCTGTGCAATGGCCTTCAGGTTCCAATAGGGATCATCCGAAATGGAAAGGATTTGCGGCATGGCTTTAACATGGGCGTAATAACTTTGTTGATTCGAAATGCCTTCCTCTTTGGATTCCGAAAATTTGATGCCTTTGATATCGTGAAGAATTCCGGTTGGAGAAATTGCTTTTACGGCATATTGAGTTTTATCGCCGTGTAACATTTTAATACTGATTACATTGCCTTTCATTTCAACTCCTTTGATATCGTATTTCACATGAATCGTCGAAACTGCTTTAATATCCAGCAGCGTTCCATCTGTATCAATGGCCTTCACAGGATACGGCGTTTGGCCACCTTTGATAATTTTTACCGGCAATTTATTTCCGTTTTTTATGGCTTTAACATCTAAAAATTGGGTATTATTTGATTCGACGAAAGCCTTAACATCGTATTTATTTCCGGCAGCGTCTATTGCTTTGACATCGATAAGATCTCCATTTGGCAGTACTGCTTTGACATTCCAGATTTCCTGGGCTTGTATATTTGTCTCAAATAAATTGAATATGAATATCAACAGGATCCACTTTTTCATATGCATGCTTTAAGAGTTAGGTGATTATAATATCATATATTTCGTTGGTAAGGTATTACAAAATGTGAAATGATTTGGTATTTTCATGAGACTTCATTCCGATTTTTTTACGGCGGGCTATTGCAGCTTTCATTATGTAGTGGATAGGCGCGCCTTAGATGAAATTTGAATTAAAATGGGGGAAAGGAGCTTGTCTTGTAGTTTCTGGAAGCAATCATCTTGTTTAATTTCTTTGAAAGGATTTAGGCTTCCACCTGTAATGAGGAAAATCCAATATTATAATGTATATCATTCATAGAGTAGGATAATCATTATTCAGCGTTCTTAAATAACTTTCATCAAACGAAGTGAACTTCTGTCGCAAGACATTATTCACTTTGGAACGAACAAACGTTTGTTTACTTTAAGTCCACTAAGGTTTCAGGATTAAAAAACCTCCAGCTGTGCCAATATTCCTGATAACAAGGTATACGATTCAAATTCGATTTACCCGGCAAATGGGATTGACCCAATAGGTTATAAGTTTGATTTTGGCAA from Saprospiraceae bacterium encodes the following:
- a CDS encoding vanadium-dependent haloperoxidase; its protein translation is MKKLLLFKWLFVMAISVMVISSCQKSENEATTGTELSTYESDVYHEWTNVFLNLDRYASFFRPGPAPRALAYMNLSAYEACLGGLPEYQTLQYRLGIPDMPASQNNLYWPAVINASHAYLMNKFFETVTFKDKDGNILNKQEMLNTIQAKENELKAYYRRETSDQTLLNSEAHGQEVAAAIWRFSISDVVGHNAHLNPFPVPVSATGCQWIPTDPLTVADRGLYSQWGQVRRFGLDRDDLDALIAPFNCDPEPNSAMYLQAYECYTLTNLARFDPRGENEHMAEFWSDDRVGWTFSPPARLVAIADQIVQKENFELDKTCVLYAQISMALNDAAVIAWYNKYKYNIERPITYIHRNIDAKFSIPWLGFTPPFPAYPSGHSTFAFSGVGILEAFVGSSYPFTDNCHANRTDFNGRARSYNSLRDLANENAYSRLPLGVHFRMDYESGNFCGILAARKVLLLPWKN
- a CDS encoding TonB-dependent receptor gives rise to the protein MDSKIFLNWSLLISLSLVSRTICSQDTTAFKNLDTLLKRELGIITIQATYLQKELERLNPIQGTYIYSGKKNEIINLANKSFAISEKYPRQIFSKVPGIFVYDMDGTGNQMNVSTRGLDPHRSWEFNIRKDGIITNSDMYGYPASHYNIPLEAVERIELVRGSASLQYGAQFGGMLNYISKQADTSKNFSYEGIHSMGSYHLLSTFNRVSGTIGKLRYSAWMNSKSNEGYRKNGDSKFNAEAISISYYPTNNLHFIAEWTHSNYIIHLPGQLNDSMFYADPRQSTRARNYYNPDIHVPSFKVNWDINQNSKISFTSSAILGFRNSVIFDKPITIRDTISTSTLQYANRQVDIDEFNSFTAELRCLHSYKVFNSVWNLATGVQFIKNNLHRQQLGKGTTGLDFDLSLVESGFGRDMNLKSQNIAIFIENKFNLTSQFSMNAGLRYEKGHSDMIGKIIYYQDSLLPNTITHDFPLLGFNVEYNVSKLIQIYGGWSQAYRPVIFKDIIPGSTFESVDKNLRDAKGDNADLGIRGSYGIFKWDVSFFRLSYKNKLGLILKEDQHGLLNIYRTNIGNAITNGLEMYIEMTPVYENEFYLSFFTAAAFMDAKYKDATIRVANENLSINGNKVESVPEWIIRSGVHLKYKKFGVSLLHSYTAESFADPANTLLPDRNGAVGLVPAYHLMDVNLDFRISKQLKFVFNINNFFDKQHFTKRPQFYPGPGIWPSDGRTLSGSIIINL